CCCTCTAACGTGGGAATGGATTCTCTTTattgtttaataaaaaattaagagtgtaaagtgtgatttttaatcttttattgctctctcttatatttatttttggtcttaTTTATAAAACTattggtgagagatcacactttacttcttcaattgttaaaaaaaattgagataatCCATTCTCCTATAACGTTGTTTTAATTACTGTATAGGTAATAAACAATTTCAATCAGATGCTTTCAATCAGATGCTTATCATCCATATGTAAAACAAGTAAAGGTTTTAAGTTAACGTCATACGTAAGTACTTTCTGTCACTTTTTACCTGAGATTCTTACAAAAGAGCTCATAAGtctaaggaaaaagaaaaataaagaaggaatTATCATTTTTCAATTGTTAAggtacaaattttttaaattaaaaaaatcaaaaataaattttactctAAAAAACAGTTCTACATGTCTATATCTTCTTTTGTAATATAAATagtaaagagaaattaaatatgtttctctttttttctaataaaaaagccAAATTTTGATTCTGATTGTATTCCtacttatttaattaattaacatgaaaataaactaatatagttattaattttattataatgtgttaacatatattatttaaaacttggttaaaaaattaaatttatttttgtaataatattattaaaattctgaaaaaaataaaaaatctcaattttaataatctgtgaaacaaattaaatttttaaaaacttaactattaaatttaataataacgacaaaaacaatatgaaaaatacatatattaataacTTTTTGACTGAAATTCATCAtcaaaaaattctaacaaaaaattattcttttaacacatttaaataataaaaatgataaaaaaaactaatatatcGGATCAAAATcttgttaaaaattaatttaggtatgtattctaatttttttacaataatactccacattcatataaaaaatacatGGATGTTATCTAAGTTTTTTTTGCTATACGCGTCTCCTCCAATCTCCAAATTATTTGTGATTCACACGCTACATATAACGTaaaccttcttcttcttttctgcttGCGTTATAGACTTCGTCGTTCTCCTCTGGTCGAgttttctttcttgttcttgttcttcttttctGCTCGCGTTCTTCGTTATGGATCTGGATTGACTTCAACGTAATAAGCTCCGtcgttcttttttttgttttcttttttgatcTGGACTTCtaaattgaaacaatgaataaaTCAATTTCAAATCAATTGAATGAGAGCGATTTAAATTATTCTTCCGAAACGAATCAATGTTtgaattattcaattttgaatcgaattcaaCAAAATGTAATTGCTAATTTTATTCCCCCTCACCTTCTAATGCTTTTTCACcaaagagaaggaggaaaagacaaaaaaaatacaacagcaataacaataaaagaatgacAATAAGCAGAAAATACATGAAGAAGAAGGAACACGAAAAAGAAGGGGGAGAATGAGAATGAGGAGGAACACAAAAAAAAAGACGCTCCGTGTATAAACGAGCGTGAGAAGAAGAAGCGTCgggagaagagaagaagcgtagagaagaagaagaagtgcgaggaaaagagaagaagaagagaagaaacgtTGGGTAAGAGCGGTCGTTTCGTATGTGTTGAGCACGtatattttacgttttatttaaggtagcgtttgttttgaggtactgagacagagactgagagactaaaTATCTCaatctttccgtctctgtctctccaccaaacagaatactgagatttattttcattcttaaatttttttagtgtttCATTCTTAGATTTTTTTAGTGTTGAGctaatttaatgattttgaataCAAAATTACATAGAGACGTAGTATAAACTTTTTTTATCTGTAGTCACACCTCTAAATAAAGTAAATATGATTTATTtcattctttttaaatattaaccGCCACGTTTTTTCCATCCGTGGGTCGCCAAATTTCTTCTTTATCATCCttttaaaattagtaatatatatattttttaaattaagagtaaatttttaaataaatacaaaaaaattatgttatttaaattataatttattcgcTACAATTGGTAACATAGTTATTTGCTTATAATTTGTGTTAAACGTTTTTAGTAAATAACGAACATTATactctatataaattaaataaattttaattctttatttattatattttatatcaataatttatatttaaaatttaaaaattaagatttacactttaaaattaaaaaatcgcTCATATTCTCGTATTATTGTATATAACCTTTTGGAAAAAACTGATTGCTTGAATCTCTATGACAGAGCAATTGCTGAATATCTATCACGTGATCTGCCATACAAACTATCATCACATGATGTTTTCATCACGTGCGGGTGCACGCAGGCCATCGACGTCTCGGTGGCAATTCTTGCACGAGGCGGTGCAAACATACTACTGCCGAGACCAGGCTTCCCAATCTACGAACTGTGTGCCGCATTTAGACAAGTTGAAGTGAGGCATTATGATTTGCTTCTTGAAAAAGGCTGGGAGGTTGATCTTGATTCAGTTAAGGCTCTTGCAGATCACAACACTGTTGCACTCGTCATCATAAACCCTGGAAATCCCTGTGGAAATGTCTACTCTTATAATCACTTGGAGAAGGTTACTTCAATGAACCACAATCCTGTTAATTCTTCTtgccattttttgttttttttttcttacttaAAAACCATTTTATTAGGTAGATGGATTGGCTTTTAAAAGaatcacttaatttttttttataaaaaaaaattttaacagataaaaattattttatatgtagataaattttttcaaaatatttttaagaattaaaaatgtcttttgtttttgttttctttaaagCAACGTATTGTtaattaaaaaagttatttttttaataaaagtatatTTTAGATAAAGTTAATAGTcgataattattagataataatttagtcaatatattaaattatcaacaACTGGATGTGAATTTTCACCTTTATGTTATGTATTGTAATTTAGATTGCGGAAACTGCAAAACAAATTGGAACAATTGTGATTGCTGACGAAGTTTATGGCCATCTTGCATTTGGGAGCAACCCTTTTGTTCCAATGGGTGTCTTTGGGGTTATTGTTCCTGTTATCACTCTTGGGTCCTTGTCCAAGAGATGGATAGTACCTGGTTGGAGGCTTGGTTGGTTTGTGACAACTGATCCTAGTGGCACCTTCAAAAATCCCAAGGTCATATATATTCCCTCTCCAAGCATTTTTTTAGTATCCTTTTTATTGTTAATCTTAATGCTAAATTCATTGGCCCTATGATTCTTGAAAAACCACAGTTGGTAACTAATTCCGTCAGTCAGTCTAAGTGATTCTCAACTTCTCTAACTACCAATATATTATTGTCTAATTATTCTAAACAAGTGAATCAATTAACAAGTTTTGTCTATGTTTgacagttatttttatataatttctaaaaatgttttatttgtatgtttatttattttatttttgtttattgtaCAATTCTATATTCAAAATCCTTTTGCAATATGAAAGACTATATGCTTTTCTTTGTATGCAGGTAGTTGAGCGCATTAGAAAGTATTTTGATCTTTTGGGAGGTCCAGCCACTTTCATTCaggtttttacattttttttacggATCTAGAAATTTGGATATGCGGTGGCCtaattttatacaattttttaattatttttttattatataaataatttattcatGATATGTaattagtgaatttttttttactatgtgTAATTAGtgaattattctttttaaatattttatcaatatatatcaaaatatattaaaaaaatttcaataattttatttttaaaataagaattaCATAGTACTCTATAGTACtctataaaattataagatactagtatttttatgttatatttagtTAAGAAGTTGTTACGTATCTTTTTAATTAAGATAGTTcttttaaaagtttcaaaaactttaaaataatttataaattattaattatctctAAAGTACTGGGACTCTTatagaatataaaatacaattttcaaaaaataaaattatagttgaAATAagttattatgaaaaattaataaaagttttcttttcaataatataagtttaaaataaaatttggtatTTTTTACAAGAAAAGAATGTCTAAAGtagataatataattattaaaacaaaataatgtaagtaattatatttataaaaataagtatatagaaattaatttaaaaaagtacaTAAATGTACGATataaaattgattaagtaaaaatatcagcaaaaaaaataattaaaacttaaaactattacattattaaaaataattacatataaaatcactaaatattttttattttatcaatcacatatctcatatatatatatatatatatatatatatttcttcaaAAAATTAGTAAGGGAAGAAACATGATGTGTTATACATGTTTGACTAATGATTATTTAACGGttctcaactattaacttcataTGAAAATAATCGTATAATAGTTTTGACCTAATGATTTATATATtgcttatttataattattttagttgATTGATGATGCTTCGGATTTGGCAGGCGGCTGTACCGCGCATACTTAATCAAACTGAAgagtcttttttcaaaaaaaccaTTGATGATTTAAGACTTAACTCAGATATATGCTTCAAGGAGATAGAAGAAATTCCATGCATGTTTTGTCCTCATAAACCGGAAGGGTCCATGACTATGATAGTAAGAAGCTAAGAATAAAATTACAGTTAATGCTATTTCTTTGAGAACAGCATAAGCTCTGTAAAGTCTTTTATAATGGCTTCTCTTTCAAATGTCTTTGTAATTAATGAAATGCAGGTGAAACTAAACCTTTTGCTTCTAGAAGATATTAACGATGATATTGATTTTTGTTTCAAACTTGCAAAGGAGGAATCTGTTATCATTCTTCCAGGTACAATTGTGCAGAGCAAGACTTCACTTCTAAGTCACTATTATAGAAGCAGCTTAGACAATTTGAAAATTTATGTGTTTAACTAAATTATTGATCTGCAAAGCTAATATTtaaatcttcttttattttttgatataacTAAAACTCTCAACTGCTCTCATAATTTAATTTGGATTCTTTTGCTGTTGAATTTAGTTAACAAACAAAAATGACATTTCTTTACAGGAACAACAGTTGGACTAAAAGATTGGCTTCGCATTACTTTCGCCGCCGATCCATCTGCCCTTGTAGAAGGTTTGAAAAGGGTCAAAGTTTTCTGCCAAAGACATGCAAAAAAATGGCTGAAGCAATGTTAAATCCAGGAAACAAAATGGCTACTAAATATATTATGGCTACTAAATTTTCAGGTGTTTCAAGAACATTAGTGCTCtaataattttagttattgaTCTAACCATGTATTATGTATGGATTTTTATAATAAAGATCAATAACTAAAAGCACTAGTTCCAAAGTTCCTGTTACATGTGATACCTTCCTAAAGATTAATGTCACTGCTTTAGATTTAAATCAAACATCAACTATTTAATTTGTCATGTAGCATATATACGGTGGAAATTAGATCCTTATTGTAGGGATTAGCttctattataaattaaaaaatcactattttttaaaaaaattaatgagattttaatttttgaaatacgaTTTTTTGTTGGACATTTTTGTAAGCTTTACCTAATCGTCTGTAAATTTCACTTCGTCTCTCTCCATAAATACCAGATTGAGTGAGAAGAAAAGTTGAAAAGTTAAATACTAAACAATCATTATTATGTTTCTAGAAATACATAGAAATACAAAAGAATACACAAGAATAAGTTATATTTAACAATGGTGCGTAGTAGGAATACCACcaccttaattttgaaaaagaaaataatttggtTTAATTTGGGTGAGAAGGAAACTAAATTAAACAAactaagtttttgaaaaatgaagaattttgatcatagtatatatatatattttcaaattagaAGCACAAAAAATGTTGaagagtatatatttttttgtaatatgtAGTCATCAATTAGTCATTATAAGTGTTTTTAATGGTAGAAGATGACATCTAATAATATAGAATTACTCAttcttcttttgatggttaaataCTGACCAGAAAAGAGTTAGATTCggagaattaaaatttgaataattttctttaggaaatatatattttttattttacaatagaAAAAATTCCCTCATTGCAATGCCAGTGTGGCATCATCTTTATCAAATGAAATATATTAATATCATTGCAGTATATTTCATACAATTTTGCACTCTTTTTGCAGAGATTTGGAAATGAAGATATTCTGCAAACCATTATTAGCATTATTTGATTAAAGGGAGCCAAATTAATGCTACCTAATGTCTTTTGATCCCCCAACACTAGCATTATTTCCGGCTTACTTCATCATCAACCTTAACCTTAGTCCCACAGCAAGGCTTTTTGTTGTTGTGCTCCATACTTTCTGTCATTTTCACATTGCAATCTACATCTTTGTTACCAAGATTGCTCCTCCGCTTCAAGAATTCGGAGTTTTCTTTCCAAACTTCTCCGTTTGAATAAACCTCCTTCTTCCAAATAGGAACGGTAGCTTTTACTTCATCTATTATAAATCTACATGCCTCCAGTGCATCAGCCCTGTGAACAGATGACACGGCGATGAAGATACTTGTTTCTCCTACAGGGACTGTGCCTAGGCGATGTGCAACAGCAATGGAATGTAGATTCCATGACACTCTTGCAGATGAACAGACAAACTTGATACAACGCATTGCCATTGGAACATAAGCTTCATACCTCAACTCTAAAACCGTCTTATTTTCGAAAGTGTCGCGTGTGGTGCCTGCAAAAGTTGCTATCGCACCAGCTTGTGGAGCGCTGACATAGTTCATATATTTAGCAATGTCTATCGTATTCTCTGAGATTTCGACAAGATTCTTATCATCTTCCGCAGCCATATCTACTAGAATTTTAGATAACACGCTGATACAACAAAATTCAGTTATTCCTTGATCCTTTTCTGTTTTCACATTTATTGGAATAGGGAAAGTCCAGTAACATGTTCTTCAAATTGATCAAAGCATTTCATACAAGACATGGTGAAGCTGATGCAATACCAACTTAAAACAAAGGCATCAAATAAcctataaaaacaaagaaaaacaaggtCAAGCATAGAAATAATATGCTTAAGCCCTTGAATATGGATGAGGGCTTTCACCTAATTTAAGCATTACTGATTCATCAAACTATAACAATGCATTAGCAAAATTCTACTTAGATGACAATTTAGCATATAACGaatttcaattatcaacttcacatctGTATGCGAATCTCCACCACTTAAGTTGCCTTCAATCAAGTGTCAGTCCTACAACATGTTCTGCTGCAATACATTCATTTTTAAATTGGATATTCCATATTAACtcagtaaaaaaagaaaaagaaaaccactTGGATTATAAATCCAAAAAGACACTCTCGAAAATGTACTCTTGGGTAAAATATGAACCCATTAAATAACAATTTTAGCATCAAGGAAGTTTTTTCCTTCTGAAAGACTAGAATCTCAATCATGAATCACAAAAGCATACTATCCACTTAGTAATTTAATATCAgcataagagaaaaaaaaagagcataCCACTATGTAGCATCTATAAGagtgtttgagtttgagaaaccCTAAGAAGTGGAGTAAATCTAAATCAGGAAATTGAAATCACATAAGAATTCAATGATAGTAAAAATATAGAATTGAAATCAAACGGAAAGAACACTCACCTTAATCAAGAATAGTGACGCCTCTTCTTCAGAGCAGAAGAATAGTGACGCCTCTTCTTCAGAGCAGATTGGGGACGAAGGTTGAAGGAAACAAGTTACACGCGTACTCCTAAGTGCCATCTAAGCTAAGGTGGCTTCATTGGGTCACGGGATTAAAAATCCAATCcctctttttttgttttcaacGAGAACCAACCCAACTTCTCTGTTTTATTTGAAGATTGATTGATATGTATATTTGgaagtatattaattttttatatatatctcaatgcaaatataaaataaataataaattatcatattttattctctcaaataaaaaataaaatttaagatatttaaatttattaaatcaattgttaaattaattacaaaaataataataatataatataaaaatgattTATACTCTTATTCAAT
This region of Arachis hypogaea cultivar Tifrunner chromosome 8, arahy.Tifrunner.gnm2.J5K5, whole genome shotgun sequence genomic DNA includes:
- the LOC112707762 gene encoding probable aminotransferase TAT2, producing MENGGNSVNYESKETSTMTIKGILSLLMQSTVENKNKRVISLGLGDPTLFSCFQTTSVSEEAVADTLLSHNFHGYAPTAGLLQTRQAIAEYLSRDLPYKLSSHDVFITCGCTQAIDVSVAILARGGANILLPRPGFPIYELCAAFRQVEVRHYDLLLEKGWEVDLDSVKALADHNTVALVIINPGNPCGNVYSYNHLEKIAETAKQIGTIVIADEVYGHLAFGSNPFVPMGVFGVIVPVITLGSLSKRWIVPGWRLGWFVTTDPSGTFKNPKVVERIRKYFDLLGGPATFIQAAVPRILNQTEESFFKKTIDDLRLNSDICFKEIEEIPCMFCPHKPEGSMTMIVKLNLLLLEDINDDIDFCFKLAKEESVIILPGTTVGLKDWLRITFAADPSALVEGLKRVKVFCQRHAKKWLKQC
- the LOC112707764 gene encoding molybdopterin synthase catalytic subunit, which produces MAAEDDKNLVEISENTIDIAKYMNYVSAPQAGAIATFAGTTRDTFENKTVLELRYEAYVPMAMRCIKFVCSSARVSWNLHSIAVAHRLGTVPVGETSIFIAVSSVHRADALEACRFIIDEVKATVPIWKKEVYSNGEVWKENSEFLKRRSNLGNKDVDCNVKMTESMEHNNKKPCCGTKVKVDDEVSRK